In a single window of the Schistocerca gregaria isolate iqSchGreg1 unplaced genomic scaffold, iqSchGreg1.2 ptg000569l, whole genome shotgun sequence genome:
- the LOC126315381 gene encoding uncharacterized protein LOC126315381 isoform X1 — protein MSEQSILSDPSSTFPVDPKTLRACRVCCLVKSQDQFSEFGCQNCYDVWSAASALELTTPQFYGLVTMLDPAHSWVSKRQRMKANYVPGIYALEVIGKLTVKEAKQRENADAN, from the exons ATGAGTGAGCAGAGCATTCTATCTGATCCCAGTAGCACTTTTCCTGTCGACCCCAAAACCCTTCGAGCTTGTCGAGTTTGTTGTCTCGTAAAGAGCCAGGATCAATTTTCCGAGTTTGGCTGTCAAAATTGCTATGATGTCTGGAGTGCTGCTTCTGCTCTAGAGTTGACCACCCCCCAGTTTTATGG ACTTGTGACAATGCTGGATCCTGCCCATTCATGGGTATCAAAAAGACAGAGAATGAAAG CAAATTATGTTCCAGGTATTTATGCATTAGAGGTAATAGGCAAACTTACTGTAAAGGAAGCTAAGCAAAGAGAAAATGCAGATGCAAATTGA
- the LOC126315381 gene encoding uncharacterized protein LOC126315381 isoform X2, translating into MSEQSILSDPSSTFPVDPKTLRACRVCCLVKSQDQFSEFGCQNCYDVWSAASALELTTPQFYGLVTMLDPAHSWVSKRQRMKGRRKQNQIMFQVFMH; encoded by the exons ATGAGTGAGCAGAGCATTCTATCTGATCCCAGTAGCACTTTTCCTGTCGACCCCAAAACCCTTCGAGCTTGTCGAGTTTGTTGTCTCGTAAAGAGCCAGGATCAATTTTCCGAGTTTGGCTGTCAAAATTGCTATGATGTCTGGAGTGCTGCTTCTGCTCTAGAGTTGACCACCCCCCAGTTTTATGG ACTTGTGACAATGCTGGATCCTGCCCATTCATGGGTATCAAAAAGACAGAGAATGAAAGGTAGGAGAAAACAAAAT CAAATTATGTTCCAGGTATTTATGCATTAG
- the LOC126315269 gene encoding nurim-like, which produces MLWNILLILIFIALQSIRTKISHVFCELYIFITAISLEALTFLWIEHPNLVVWKFTHLIPYKLCLTALTLGIGFIIFMFFSMNPLELTGINHIYSSYKKISLNTSRSKKTQRLYDHYRHPSVIGLILVMWSSPTMTVDKIILALMLPLYYLNINSVDEQDSQYVSSRLQKTYFRIQDYNPLKE; this is translated from the exons ATGCTGTGGAATATTTTGCTTATACTGATAttcatagctttgcagtcaattcGCAccaaaatttctcatgttttttgtgAATTGTACATTTTCATAACGGCAATCTCTTTAGAG GCATTGACATTTCTATGGATCGAACATCCAAATCTGGTTGTTTGGAAATTCACCCATCTGATTCCTTACAAACTCTGCTTGACCGCACTTACGTTGGGCATTGGTTTTATTATCTTCATGTTTTTTAGTATGAATCCCCTCGAGTTAACGGGAATAAACCACATATATAGCAGCTACAAAAAAATTTCTCTAAATACTTCAAGATCAAAAAAAACACAAAGACTTTATGATCACTATAGACATCCATCTGTAATCGGCCTAATTTTGGTTATGTGGTCTTCGCCTACAATGACGGTTGACAAAATCATCCTCGCGTTGATGCTGCCTTTGTACTATCTGAACATAAATAGCGTCGACGAACAAGATAGCCAGTATGTATCGTCTCGGTTGCAGAAGACCTATTTTAGAATTCAAGACTACAATCCGTTAAAAGAGTGA
- the LOC126315266 gene encoding 60 kDa heat shock protein, mitochondrial-like, with product MLLRIATHHNKTSSLKPSNQRANTIRHSRNYATGKDVRFGSDARTLMLQGVQKLSDAVAVTLGPKGRNVVLDQSYGPPKITKDGVTVAKHIEFSNRYVNLGASLVRSVASRTNDTAGDGTTTATVLTRAMFEEGCKAVASGCNPMDIRRGMLRATDLVVDQLRKMTKAIDSKEEIEQVATISANSDEEIGALLADAMTRVGKEGVITVQDGKGIENEIEIVEGMRIDQGFLSHHFITDKRTQKVEMEDVHVLLTDSKINNIQSILPLLEQIAASRKRLLIISSDGMDSEVLTTLAINRMRGLQVAAVRAPSFGDTRKAILEDIAILTGGVLVSEEMGSHLEEVGIQQLGHVKKVTISSEDTIILGGSGSKKDIESRCETIRTIMSNATSKYEIEKARERLAKLGSGVAVVRVGGTSEVEVGEKKDRIIDALSATRAAVEEGIVAGGGVALLYASLALKDLKLDNFDQQIGVDVIRKACQVPCRMICNNAGSEGSLVVQNLISGNIDTRRGFNAQTGQYVDMIDAGIIDPTKVVRTALIDSSGVASLMTTTECMIVEEKDDKAAANNMGGGMGMGGGMGDMF from the exons ATGCTGCTTCGTATCGCTACTCATCACAATAAAACGTCATCTCTTAAACCCTCTAATCAAAGAGCT AATACAATCAGGCATTCGAGGAATTATGCTACTGGGAAGGATGTGCGTTTTGGTTCAGACGCAAGGACTTTGATGCTTCAGGGCGTCCAAAAACTATCCGATGCAGTCGCTGTGACTTTAGGGCCGAAG GGTCGTAATGTGGTGTTAGATCAATCTTACGGGCCTCCAAAAATCACCAAGGACGGTGTGACTGTGGCGAAGCACATTGAATTTAGTAACCGTTATGTCAATTTGGGCGCGAGTCTGGTCAGAAGTGTTGCGTCGAGGACAAACGACACTGCCGGAGACGGGACGACTACTGCAACTGTGTTGACTCGAGCCATGTTCGAAGAAGGCTGTAAGGCTGTGGCGTCTGGCTGTAATCCGATGGATATTCGACGCGGTATGCTTCGTGCTACCGACCTCGTAGTTGATCAATTACGCAAGATGACCAAGGCCATCGACAGcaaagaggaaatagagcaagttgCTACTATATCTGCCAACAGCGATGAAGAGATCGGTGCTTTACTTGCGGATGCAATGACGCGTGTTGGAAAAGAAGGCGTTATTACTGTTCAAGATGGAAAGGgtattgaaaacgaaattgaaattGTTGAGGGGATGCGCATTGATCAGGGATTCCTGTCTCATCACTTCATTACTGATAAGAGAACTCAGAAGGTTGAGATGGAAGACGTCCATGTTCTCCTGACCGATTCGAAGATTAATAATATTCAGTCAATACTTCCTCTTTTGGAGCAAATTGCAGCTTCTCGCAAGCGTCTTCTTATTATTTCTAGTGATGGTATGGATAGTGAGGTTTTGACCACATTAGCTATTAACCGTATGCGCGGATTGCAGGTTGCTGCTGTGCGCGCGCCGAGCTTTGGGGATACCCGCAAAGCTATTCTGGAGGACATTGCTATTCTCACAGGTGGTGTTCTCGTCAGCGAGGAAATGGGATCGCACTTGGAAGAGGTAGGCATACAACAGCTAGGTCATGTCAAGAAGGTTACTATCTCTTCTGAAGACACCATCATACTCGGTGGCTCTGGTTCTAAAAAGGACATTGAATCAAGATGCGAAACGATTCGTACAATCATGAGTAACGCCACATCGAAGTATGAAATCGAGAAAGCGAGGGAGAGACTTGCCAAACTTGGTAGTGGCGTCGCTGTGGTCAGAGTTGGCGGAACTTCGgaagttgaggttggagagaaGAAGGACCGTATTATCGATGCGCTGAGTGCTACTCGAGCAGCTGTAGAAGAGGGCATTGTCGCCGGTGGAGGTGTCGCTCTTTTGTATGCTTCTCTGGCTCTCAAGGACTTGAAACTTGACAACTTTGATCAGCAAATAGGAGTTGATGTGATTCGAAAAGCCTGCCAAGTTCCTTGCCGTATGATATGTAATAACGCCGGGTCCGAAGGCTCACTCGTTGTACAAAATTTGATCAGCGGCAACATCGACACAAGGCGCGGATTTAATGCACAAACTGGTCAATACGTTGATATGATCGATGCAGGTATCATCGATCCTACCAAGGTTGTTCGAACTGCCCTCATTGACTCTAGTGGTGTCGCgtccttgatgaccacgacagagTGCATGATTGTAGAAGAGAAAGATGATAAGGCAGCTGCTAACAACATGGGCGGTGGCATGGGTATGGGCGGTGGCATGGGTGACATGTTCTAA
- the LOC126315270 gene encoding uncharacterized protein LOC126315270 isoform X1: MSWFSYKKIKLKAHISPSFLGNITEGFKLQLRSKLFRWIPEVSGILLGWKKLRILECTGTVLGDLVPLLQIPISIKALIWSPKEGGIVRGNLAHMGYDYMAIHVLGIWNAAIPSKRFASSLDCSAIKEGAVIQFRIHRYVSAR, encoded by the exons ATGTCATGGTTCTCATATAAAAAGATAAAGTTAAAGGCCCATATAAGTCCTTCATTTTTAGGTAATATTACAGAAGGTTTTAAGCTGCAGCTGAGATCTAAATTGTTTAG ATGGATTCCCGAAGTTTCTGGCATACTTTTAGGATGGAAAAAGCTCAGAATACTCGAATGTACTGGTACTGTTTTGGGTGATCTTGTTCCACTACTACAAATTCCTATTTCTATAAAAGCCCTTATTTGGTCTCCTAAGGAGGGTGGGATCGTTAGAGGGAATTTGGCACATATGGGCTACGATTATATGGCAATACATGTTTTGGGGATTTGGAATGCTGCTATCCCTAGTAAGAGGTTCGCCTCATCACTAGACTGTAGTGCCATTAAGGAGGGTGCTGTGATACAGTTTCGTATACATAGGTATGTTTCTGCACGTTGa
- the LOC126315270 gene encoding elongin-C-like isoform X2 encodes MKVLRLISREGHIFILDEKIASYSRFISSALSSKGFVEGESRKITLMCISTETLEKCIQYFYYKERWEGSLCDVPEFQFNIESSLDLLAAASFLGA; translated from the exons ATGAAAGTACTTCGGCTAATCAGTAGGGAAGGTCATATATTTATTTTGGACGAAAAAATCGCATCCTATAGCCGTTTTATCAGTTCTGCACTCAGTTCTAAAG GTTTTGTCGAGGGTGAATCTAGGAAAATCACTTTAATGTGTATTTCGACAGAGACTTTAGAAAAGTGTATTCAGTACTTTTATTATAAGGAAAGATGGGAGGGGTCTTTATGTGATGTACCAGAGTTTCAGTTCAATATTGAAAGTAGCCTTGATCTGCTGGCTGCAGCCTCTTTTTTAGGTGCTTGA
- the LOC126315406 gene encoding vacuolar protein sorting-associated protein 37C-like: MLFNERHEYVDSHTFKIHPSIHKELDNWRDGNDLGKIVVEVSFYFKAFPPTPLSPVWSSVSNTPWANLDNLTENEVASIFIDSSDCSVSPLTPDQTLSRLLNNGDTFASVLNTANTNLEGMSIQELELLVNDSSKFDAFVNSLEYVKEFEEYLRKLKLSNLKVQETNINMEEALKILSQKIVQLDQEFDQNKKKLEGLIERKGRVEAMHSYKALIKILETSAVEEEKEAENVADRFLNGQIEVSEFLENFLNHKKSYYVRKSKIKMLELAAK; encoded by the coding sequence ATGCTCTTCAATGAACGGCACGAATATGTGGATTCACACACCTTCAAGATCCATCCATCAATTCACAAAGAACTGGATAATTGGCGTGATGGTAATGACTTAGGGAAAATAGTTGTTGAAGTCTCTTTCTATTTTAAAGCGTTTCCTCCAACTCCACTCTCACCAGTTTGGTCTTCTGTTTCTAATACTCCTTGGGCTAATCTGGATAATCTCACAGAAAATGAAGTGGCGTCAATCTTCATAGATTCCTCAGACTGTTCAGTCTCTCCTTTAACGCCTGATCAAACGCTTTCAAGGCTTTTAAACAATGGAGATACCTTTGCATCAGTTTTAAATACTGCAAATACCAATTTAGAGGGAATGTCCATTCAAGAATTAGAGCTGCTCGTAAATGATAGTTCCAAGTTTGATGCATTTGTAAATTCATTAGAATACGTGAAAGAGTTTGAAGAGTATCTCAGAAAACTCAAACTCTCTAATTTGAAAGTTCAAGAGACAAATATCAATATGGAAGAAGCCCTCAAAATATTGAGTCAGAAGATCGTCCAACTGGATCAGGAGTttgatcaaaataaaaaaaaactcgaaGGACTTATTGAAAGAAAAGGGAGGGTGGAAGCTATGCACTCATACAAGGCATTGATAAAAATTCTCGAAACATCGGCGGTTGAAGAAGAAAAAGAGGCGGAGAATGTGGCAGACCGTTTTTTGAATGGACAAATCGAAGTCTCagaatttttagaaaattttttaaatcataaaaaatCCTATTATGTCAGAAAGTCTAAAATAAAAATGCTAGAATTAGCTGCAAAATAA
- the LOC126315264 gene encoding uncharacterized protein LOC126315264 isoform X1, translated as MPEECPLPRVVCTSSIKSELGEQLKRTSKKGISTLTGILRGWRDGLCFFVLRAEYPLEGVYLINNLSRVGCFFSSTSNQALAEYKACYDTLTLLFYQPLDRGSMSSELSDMRFLYKNNQISFEFAEGTEMGRLLIESHVIFYTEIFPSITCINKEYDQRWTDELERNVNRWMDDNLNLSSCFLVKNSKWARVISQETKQTTLEMLIRKACSNSSKSVNKKAAVKSNGKKTIFDVQKGIPPVIWLELMQDRSHKKEVLSFRYEELLIKNKSADTENRQNTNIYMVLMNSSVLTYVLKTDKCSLSSLQNAVDTHIKNLRLSLSIQLKLLAQDDNGRWNARFYRSCHVAPDFLNRAGYPDLVTLLYPSSNVQKTEQLRNKYKTALGLDPVLKTLEQCHEIVFTGSSFKTFLVMCAEANLSKEQGHLCDIHLLLNLPNKDFDLFLVKGSYEYYHYMQDRISDSGWGCAYRSMQTLVSWITKQNLSIKPVPTHAEIQRMLVQMGDKPPSFVGSNKWIGAVEVSMCLSTHWNTTCKILHASSGKEVGKYTEEISNHFRMRGSPIMIGGGVLAYTLLGIAVNRVNAQNHSEKADVLYLILDPHYIGAEDPENIILKGYCRWKTGKIWQDKHFYNICLPLTPVNSEML; from the exons ATGCCTGAGGAGTGCCCCTTGCCTAGGGTAGTTTGCACTTCTAGCATAAAGTCAGAACTAGGAGAACAACTAAAACGTACGAGCAAGAAAGGGATCAGCACCTTGACAGGTATTTTACGCGGGTGGAGAGATGGCTTGTGCTTTTTTGTACTACGTGCAGAATATCCG CTTGAAGGCGTATATTTGATAAATAATCTGAGCAGAGTAGGGTGCTTTTTCTCTAGTACCAGCAATCAGGCGCTGGCCGAGTACAAAGCTTGCTACGACACTCTCACTTTACTTTTCTATCAGCCTCTGGATCGAGGTAGTATGTCGAGTGAATTGAGTGACATGAGGTTTCTTTACAAAAACAACCAGATTTCTTTTGAATTTGCAGagggcactgaaatgggtagactTTTGATTGAATCCCACGTCATCTTCTATACTGAGATTTTCCCGAGTATTACTTGCATAAATAAGGAATACGATCAGCGATGGACGGATGAGCTTGAACGCAATGTGAATCGGTGGATGGACGACAATCTAAATTTAAGCTCTTGTTTTTTAGTCAAAAATTCAAAATGGGCTCGTGTCATTTCGCAAGAAACGAAGCAAACTACGTTGGAAATGTTGATTAGGAAAGCTTGCTCTAACAGCTCAAAGAGTGTCAATAAAAAAGCTGCGGTTAAATCAAATGGTAAAAAAACCATATTTGACGTCCAGAAAGGAATACCGCCAGTCATTTGGCTAGAGTTGATGCAAGATAGATCTCATAAAAAAGAAGTCCTGTCTTTCAGATACGAGGAGTTGCTGATCAAAAACAAATCAGCTGATACTGAAAACAGACAAAACACTAATATTTATATGGTTTTGATGAATAGTTCTGTTTTGACATACGTCTTGAAAACTGACAAATGCTCTCTGTCAAGTCTTCAGAATGCAGTTGATACACATATAAAAAATCTTCGTTTGAGTTTGTCTATCCAGCTCAAACTACTAGCACAAGATGATAACGGAAGATGGAATGCCCGATTTTATCGCTCTTGCCATGTTGCCCCTGACTTTCTCAACAGAGCCGGATATCCAGATTTGGTAACTCTGCTTTACCcgtcttcaaatgttcaaaaaacAGAACAACtaagaaataaatacaaaacagCACTAGGATTAGACCCAGTTTTGAAAACACTTGAACAGTGTCACGAAATTGTGTTTACTGGCAGTTCGTTTAAAACATTTTTAGTTATGTGCGCAGAAGCTAACCTTTCAAAAGAGCAAGGACATCTCTGCGACATCCATCTGTTGCTAAACCTTCCTAATAAAGACTTCGATTTATTTTTAGTCAAAGGATCCTATGAATACTATCATTACATGCAAGATCGCATATCAGATAGTGGATGGGGATGTGCGTACCGGTCTATGCAAACGCTGGTTTCCTGGATTACCAAGCAAAATCTTTCTATCAAGCCTGTTCCGACTCACGCTGAAATTCAACGAATGCTGGTACAAATGGGAGACAAACCGCCTTCTTTCGTCGGATCTAACAAGTGGATAGGTGCCGTAGAAGTTAGCATGTGTCTGTCCACTCATTGGAACACCACATGCAAAATACTCCACGCTTCTTCGGGAAAAGAGGttggaaaatacactgaagagataTCGAATCACTTTCGTATGAGGGGTAGCCCGATCATGATAGGAGGAGGCGTTCTTGCGTACACTTTATTGGGGATCGCTGTTAACAGAGTGAATGCTCAAAATCATAGCGAAAAGGCAGATGTCCTGTATCTGATATTAGACCCGCACTACATCGGGGCTGAGGATCCAGAAAACATCATATTGAAGGGATATTGCAGGTGGAAAACCGGGAAAATTTGGCAGGATAAGCATTTCTATAACATTTGCTTACCACTGACGCCAGTCAACTCAGAGATGCTGTAA
- the LOC126315264 gene encoding uncharacterized protein LOC126315264 isoform X2: MACAFLYYVQNIRYLEGVYLINNLSRVGCFFSSTSNQALAEYKACYDTLTLLFYQPLDRGSMSSELSDMRFLYKNNQISFEFAEGTEMGRLLIESHVIFYTEIFPSITCINKEYDQRWTDELERNVNRWMDDNLNLSSCFLVKNSKWARVISQETKQTTLEMLIRKACSNSSKSVNKKAAVKSNGKKTIFDVQKGIPPVIWLELMQDRSHKKEVLSFRYEELLIKNKSADTENRQNTNIYMVLMNSSVLTYVLKTDKCSLSSLQNAVDTHIKNLRLSLSIQLKLLAQDDNGRWNARFYRSCHVAPDFLNRAGYPDLVTLLYPSSNVQKTEQLRNKYKTALGLDPVLKTLEQCHEIVFTGSSFKTFLVMCAEANLSKEQGHLCDIHLLLNLPNKDFDLFLVKGSYEYYHYMQDRISDSGWGCAYRSMQTLVSWITKQNLSIKPVPTHAEIQRMLVQMGDKPPSFVGSNKWIGAVEVSMCLSTHWNTTCKILHASSGKEVGKYTEEISNHFRMRGSPIMIGGGVLAYTLLGIAVNRVNAQNHSEKADVLYLILDPHYIGAEDPENIILKGYCRWKTGKIWQDKHFYNICLPLTPVNSEML; encoded by the exons ATGGCTTGTGCTTTTTTGTACTACGTGCAGAATATCCGGTAT CTTGAAGGCGTATATTTGATAAATAATCTGAGCAGAGTAGGGTGCTTTTTCTCTAGTACCAGCAATCAGGCGCTGGCCGAGTACAAAGCTTGCTACGACACTCTCACTTTACTTTTCTATCAGCCTCTGGATCGAGGTAGTATGTCGAGTGAATTGAGTGACATGAGGTTTCTTTACAAAAACAACCAGATTTCTTTTGAATTTGCAGagggcactgaaatgggtagactTTTGATTGAATCCCACGTCATCTTCTATACTGAGATTTTCCCGAGTATTACTTGCATAAATAAGGAATACGATCAGCGATGGACGGATGAGCTTGAACGCAATGTGAATCGGTGGATGGACGACAATCTAAATTTAAGCTCTTGTTTTTTAGTCAAAAATTCAAAATGGGCTCGTGTCATTTCGCAAGAAACGAAGCAAACTACGTTGGAAATGTTGATTAGGAAAGCTTGCTCTAACAGCTCAAAGAGTGTCAATAAAAAAGCTGCGGTTAAATCAAATGGTAAAAAAACCATATTTGACGTCCAGAAAGGAATACCGCCAGTCATTTGGCTAGAGTTGATGCAAGATAGATCTCATAAAAAAGAAGTCCTGTCTTTCAGATACGAGGAGTTGCTGATCAAAAACAAATCAGCTGATACTGAAAACAGACAAAACACTAATATTTATATGGTTTTGATGAATAGTTCTGTTTTGACATACGTCTTGAAAACTGACAAATGCTCTCTGTCAAGTCTTCAGAATGCAGTTGATACACATATAAAAAATCTTCGTTTGAGTTTGTCTATCCAGCTCAAACTACTAGCACAAGATGATAACGGAAGATGGAATGCCCGATTTTATCGCTCTTGCCATGTTGCCCCTGACTTTCTCAACAGAGCCGGATATCCAGATTTGGTAACTCTGCTTTACCcgtcttcaaatgttcaaaaaacAGAACAACtaagaaataaatacaaaacagCACTAGGATTAGACCCAGTTTTGAAAACACTTGAACAGTGTCACGAAATTGTGTTTACTGGCAGTTCGTTTAAAACATTTTTAGTTATGTGCGCAGAAGCTAACCTTTCAAAAGAGCAAGGACATCTCTGCGACATCCATCTGTTGCTAAACCTTCCTAATAAAGACTTCGATTTATTTTTAGTCAAAGGATCCTATGAATACTATCATTACATGCAAGATCGCATATCAGATAGTGGATGGGGATGTGCGTACCGGTCTATGCAAACGCTGGTTTCCTGGATTACCAAGCAAAATCTTTCTATCAAGCCTGTTCCGACTCACGCTGAAATTCAACGAATGCTGGTACAAATGGGAGACAAACCGCCTTCTTTCGTCGGATCTAACAAGTGGATAGGTGCCGTAGAAGTTAGCATGTGTCTGTCCACTCATTGGAACACCACATGCAAAATACTCCACGCTTCTTCGGGAAAAGAGGttggaaaatacactgaagagataTCGAATCACTTTCGTATGAGGGGTAGCCCGATCATGATAGGAGGAGGCGTTCTTGCGTACACTTTATTGGGGATCGCTGTTAACAGAGTGAATGCTCAAAATCATAGCGAAAAGGCAGATGTCCTGTATCTGATATTAGACCCGCACTACATCGGGGCTGAGGATCCAGAAAACATCATATTGAAGGGATATTGCAGGTGGAAAACCGGGAAAATTTGGCAGGATAAGCATTTCTATAACATTTGCTTACCACTGACGCCAGTCAACTCAGAGATGCTGTAA
- the LOC126315267 gene encoding uncharacterized protein LOC126315267 has protein sequence MPREIITLQTGQCGNQIGYEFWKRLCLEHGIDSSGRPEEFAMETAGDRKDVFFYQADDDHYIPRAVLLDLEPKVIDSIKNGAYRNLYNPENVFMPGSGGGAGNNWAYGYAHAEKHYDDIFDLLDREADNSDSLEGFVLCHSIAGGTGSGLGSYILERLNDRYPKKLIQTYSVFPNSQESSDVVVQPYNSILTLKRLILNVDCTVVLDNTALNRIADYSLHLPNPTLADTNSLVSTVMAASTSTLRYPGYMNNDLVGLMASLIPTPRCHFLITGYTPLTILDSQQIPQGVIKKTSVMDVMARLLQPKNMMVSCPTNRGAYISILNIIQGNVDPTQVYKSLQRIRQKRLINFISWGPAGIQVVLSKKSPYIRTGYRVSGLMLANHTSMHALMQRSVDQFNKLYKVGAFIENYRTKGSIFSESLEEFDDSKEITLSLIDEYKASQSPDYINYRGLHEQK, from the exons ATGCCTCGCGAAATCATTACTCTTCAAACTGGGCAATGCGGTAACCAAA TTGGCTACGAGTTTTGGAAAAGGCTCTGCTTGGAACATGGAATCGACTCTTCTGGAAGGCCAGAAGAATTTGCGATGGAAACTGCTGGTGACCGGAAAGACGTGTTTTTTTATCAG GCAGATGACGACCACTATATTCCCAGAGCGGTTTTACTTGATCTCGAGCCGAAG GTCATTGACAGTATCAAAAACGGTGCCTACCGTAATCTGTACAATCCAGAGAATGTATTTATGCCCGGATCGGGTGGTGGCGCGGGCAACAACTGGGCATATGGCTATGCACACGCCGAGAAACATTACGATGACATTTTCGACTTGTTAGATCGTGAAGCTGATAACAGTGACTCCCTTGAGGGGTTCGTGCTTTGTCACAGCATCGCCGGTGGGACAGGGTCTGGTCTTGGGTCTTATATCCTCGAGCGCCTCAATGACCGTTATCCCAAAAAGCTGATTCAAACCTATAGTGTTTTCCCAAATTCCCAAGAAAGTAGTGACGTTGTTGTGCAGCCCTACAACTCTATCCTGACGTTGAAGCGTTTGATTTTGAATGTGGATTGCACAGTCGTTCTAGACAACACGGCCTTAAATCGCATTGCTGATTATTCTCTTCACTTACCCAATCCTACGCTTGCGGACACGAATTCTTTGGTTTCAACAGTGATGGCGGCATCCACTTCCACCTTGCGCTATCCTGGGTATATGAACAACGATTTAGTTGGCCTGATGGCCAGTTTGATTCCCACCCCTCGTTGTCACTTTCTCATAACTGGGTACACTCCTTTGACCATACTAGACTCTCAGCAGATACCGCAGGGCGTGATCAAGAAGACGAGCGTGATGGACGTCATGGCGCGTTTACTGCAGCCCAAAAATATGATGGTCAGCTGTCCCACTAATCGAGGAGCATATATTTCTATTCTAAACATTATTCAGGGAAACGTGGATCCCACACAAGTATATAAAAGCTTGCAACGTATCAGACAAAAACGGTTGATCAACTTTATATCTTGGGGTCCAGCTGGGATTCAGGTTGTCCTTTCTAAGAAATCACCATACATTCGTACTGGATATAGAGTTTCTGGTCTGATGTTAGCCAACCACACATCAATGCACGCGCTGATGCAACGATCAGTCGATCAATTCAACAAGCTCTACAAAGTGGGCGCCTTTATTGAAAATTACCGGACGAAAGGGTCgattttttctgaaagtctggaaGAATTTGACGATTCAAAAGAAATCACGTTGTCTCTGATTGACGAATACAAGGCAAGTCAATCTCCAGACTATATCAACTATAGAGGATTGCATGAGCAAAAATAA